TGACAGACGAGACTCTGTTTTTGTAGAGTTCTGCGTGGAGGACAGTAAAGATGTAAAAGTACATTTTGACAAGTCCAAATTTGATTTCAGGTAAATTGCAATTCATATTATGTTAAATTGTTATATTCCTGAGAATTTCTTGTCCTTCCCAGAATCATCTTAAAGAAAAGATGAGCCTTAAGATGCTTTTTGGAATCCGGGCCCTGATCTGTGTATAGTATAGAATGATTCAGAATGATGACAGCACAAATTGTTGGCAGTTGTAAAGGGAATATCATGACCTCTTTTCACCTTACAGCTGCATCACTGGAACAGATAAGATCAAACAACAGAATACTGTGGAACTTTTCGGGGAGATTGACCCCAAAGTACGTCACCTGTAGACATAGTTGCAGTTCTACCACGTGTTTTATTCCTTCAAAGCCttcatccatctctctctgttccACACAGGGCTCTAAACACAGGCGCACTGACAggtctgtgttgtgttgtttacgaaAAGCAGAGGCTGGAAAATCATGGCCACGACTTACCAAAGACAAGTCAAAGGTACCTTTCAttctttaaaacaacaaaaacttttCAATCCATCTATGTCAATTCATCTTAAATAAATCTTGGTAAGCTATGAGCTTATTTATTTAACCTACATATTAAAACATCTGACTGCCTGGTAATTAAAAGCAATTCTTAGTTCTAAAAATGGGGATAATATGCCACCTAGCTAAACGGCTAAGTAAAtgtcaacataaaaaaaaaacagctgtaaTAATCTGATTACATGTTAAATATTGCTAAATCTATCTTCTCTTAGTGCAACTGGCTGAGTGTGGACTTCAATAATTGGAAAGACTGGGAGGATGACTCAGAAGAGGACTTGTCAAGTTTTGATAAATTCTCAGAGGTAAGCATATTGAACACGCACAGTGCCTAAATGAGTGCATGTCCAGATATACTGTAGTGCTGCTGACATATTGATTTATGTCTCCTGTGCATTTCTCCAGATGATGAACACAATGGGAGGGGATGATATACCTGATTTAGATGGTGCAGAAGAAgaggtatgttttttttagtacaTAGTGTTTTTTTATATGCTTTATACCCTTTAATACAGAAATATGTGTTTTGTTTGGAGAAATGTAATTAAGTGAAATTTACCAGGAAAAGCAGTTTATGAagaatttatttgtttttgcttttttttttgcagcatgATTCTGCAGACAATGACGATGAAAGTAAGTACGTATTATTCTAAAAGAGATGTCTGTTAATTTGTAATCAATAGTTTCTAGATCCCATGGGTTGAGAAGACAGCCATAATGCTAAAAAGTGCCAAGTGCATAAAAATATGACTTTTCCAAATCTGTTAAGATGTAAAATGTTTGGAAAGATTATATCATCCCCTGTAGTAGGTGATGATGATGTTGTTATGTTTGCAATGCTTGATTGTATATATCTGTTCTTGACACAGAATTCATGTAATTCAATCAAAAAAGGAGTTAAGTAAGAGACGGTTAACTAACATAAAATCACAAATAGGTATGTTTATGTATTAGTTTGAATATGGGTGCCTTACATCCAAATCAATCACATACTCacacaaatcacattttttgtctttcttccagaaatgcCCGACCTTGAGTAGATGAACATGGATGCCACCTCAGTAGTAAACAAAGCAAGTTAAAAGTCGGTTGAAGAGAGAGACTAGACATGAgttggcagccatgttggagaAGAGTCCTCATCACTCTACTCAGTTTCCAAAGCGAAACCCCTCAAGGGAGTGACTGTTGGATACAGACATGCACAGAGATCCATAGCGACATACAGTGCTGTGCTTTGCTGTTCTGTTCTGCATGGACAATTCTGTTGAAAGGAAAATGTTATTGTTCATTGACTTAAATGACTGTAATGGGATGTGTGATGTCTtacaccttctctctctctttctgttttttgcGATGTCAGGTTATGTattaaacattgtaatttctaatgaaaaaaaaaaaccctcaaaaCGCCTATTTTCCAAaaaagtagattttttttttaatgacagatTTTCCCCTTTTAATGTTTGTATTGTAAAATGCACTTATTTTGTTCATTAATTAAAAAGCAGGCGTTCTGCTTGAAATGGTTTTTCCAATGTATGCCAACATCTGCACATATTTAACAATGATTTCATTTTtgaacatttcagcatttaaaaTAAAC
The genomic region above belongs to Sander lucioperca isolate FBNREF2018 chromosome 12, SLUC_FBN_1.2, whole genome shotgun sequence and contains:
- the ptges3a gene encoding prostaglandin E synthase 3; its protein translation is MQPATAKWYDRRDSVFVEFCVEDSKDVKVHFDKSKFDFSCITGTDKIKQQNTVELFGEIDPKGSKHRRTDRSVLCCLRKAEAGKSWPRLTKDKSKCNWLSVDFNNWKDWEDDSEEDLSSFDKFSEMMNTMGGDDIPDLDGAEEEHDSADNDDEKMPDLE